A region from the Variovorax sp. RKNM96 genome encodes:
- the hemN gene encoding oxygen-independent coproporphyrinogen III oxidase, whose product MNYPAFAPAPASGQAVLPLELLREFDVPGPRYTSYPTADRFIEAFGADEYARALSGRREAGAGAPPLSLYVHIPFCESLCYYCACNKIVTRHRERGRQYLAYLAREVELQVAQLGRSATVAQLHLGGGSPTFLDDAELGELMALLHRSFAFVPGGERSIEVDPRTVDAQRLANLAALGFNRLSFGVQDFDPEVQQAVHRIQPASQVFALMDAARALGFESINVDLIYGLPRQNDASFERTLAQLRDLRPDRIALYAYAHMPERFKPQRRIAADELPDAATRVRMLAAAIAQLTEAGYVYIGMDHFALPGDPLAIAKKEGRLHRDFQGYGVRPEGDLVALGVSGIGRVGATYSQNAKTLDDYYDLLDQGHLPVVRGLALSRDDLLRRAVIMALMCRGRVDFNAVGEAYAVDFRRYFATEFAALGPQVVQGLVRLSDHDLVVTERGWFLVRAVAMIFDRYCRANRARFSRVV is encoded by the coding sequence ATGAACTATCCCGCTTTCGCTCCTGCACCTGCCTCGGGGCAGGCCGTATTGCCTCTCGAACTGCTGCGCGAGTTCGACGTTCCCGGCCCGCGCTACACCTCCTACCCCACCGCCGACCGCTTCATCGAGGCCTTTGGTGCCGACGAGTACGCGCGGGCGCTGAGCGGCCGGCGCGAGGCGGGTGCCGGGGCACCGCCGCTGTCGCTCTATGTGCACATTCCGTTCTGCGAGTCGCTTTGCTACTACTGCGCGTGCAACAAGATCGTCACGCGCCACCGCGAGCGCGGCCGGCAGTACCTGGCCTACCTCGCACGCGAGGTGGAACTCCAGGTCGCGCAACTGGGGCGCAGCGCCACCGTCGCGCAACTGCACCTGGGCGGCGGTTCTCCCACGTTCCTGGACGACGCGGAGCTGGGCGAACTCATGGCGTTGCTGCACCGCTCGTTCGCGTTCGTGCCCGGTGGCGAGCGCTCCATCGAGGTCGATCCGCGCACGGTCGATGCGCAGCGCCTGGCCAACCTGGCCGCGCTGGGCTTCAACCGCCTGAGCTTCGGCGTGCAGGACTTCGACCCCGAGGTGCAGCAGGCGGTGCACCGCATCCAGCCCGCGTCGCAGGTCTTCGCGCTCATGGACGCGGCCCGCGCGCTCGGCTTCGAGTCGATCAACGTGGACCTCATCTACGGCCTGCCGCGGCAGAACGATGCCTCCTTCGAGCGCACGCTCGCGCAGTTGCGGGATCTGCGACCCGACCGCATCGCGCTGTATGCCTACGCGCACATGCCCGAGCGCTTCAAGCCGCAGCGGCGCATCGCAGCCGATGAGTTGCCGGATGCAGCCACCCGCGTGCGCATGCTCGCCGCCGCCATCGCGCAGCTCACCGAGGCGGGCTATGTCTACATCGGCATGGACCATTTCGCGTTGCCGGGTGACCCCCTCGCGATCGCGAAGAAAGAAGGGCGGCTGCATCGCGACTTCCAGGGCTATGGCGTGCGGCCCGAGGGCGATCTTGTTGCGCTGGGCGTCTCGGGCATCGGCCGCGTGGGCGCCACCTACAGCCAGAACGCCAAGACGCTGGACGACTACTACGACCTGCTCGACCAGGGGCACCTGCCCGTGGTGCGCGGCCTGGCGCTCTCTCGCGACGACCTGCTGCGGCGCGCGGTGATCATGGCGCTCATGTGCCGCGGTCGCGTCGACTTCAACGCCGTGGGGGAGGCCTACGCGGTCGATTTCCGCCGCTACTTCGCGACCGAGTTCGCCGCGCTCGGGCCGCAGGTGGTCCAAGGCCTCGTGCGGTTGAGCGACCACGACCTCGTGGTCACCGAGCGAGGGTGGTTCCTGGTGCGCGCCGTCGCGATGATCTTCGACCGGTACTGCCGCGCGAACCGCGCGCGCTTTTCGCGGGTGGTCTGA
- a CDS encoding sulfite exporter TauE/SafE family protein — MQLALAGAALLMGLAGGPHCVAMCGAASAAVIRIVPRMPAMSTLPAGSGAMQALTAPAAFHLGRIASYAVAGAIAAASVDSLAEASAHVAALRPLWVLMHVFVFAWGAMLAVTGRQPLWAQRIGRGLESRLHPLAGRTWLGVLATGMLWVALPCGLLYSALMMASLGNGPLQGAGLMTLFALGSGASLLLGPWLWQRFRWAGGARQAWGARLAGVLLAGVAAHAVWADLIRQIDAWCR; from the coding sequence ATGCAGCTCGCGCTCGCCGGCGCCGCGCTCCTGATGGGCCTTGCGGGTGGGCCGCATTGCGTGGCGATGTGCGGCGCGGCATCGGCGGCGGTGATCCGGATCGTGCCGCGCATGCCGGCCATGTCGACCCTGCCGGCGGGGTCGGGCGCCATGCAGGCGCTCACCGCGCCGGCCGCTTTCCATCTCGGCCGCATCGCGAGCTATGCGGTGGCAGGTGCCATCGCTGCGGCAAGCGTCGACAGCCTGGCCGAAGCCAGCGCCCATGTTGCCGCGCTGCGCCCGCTGTGGGTCCTGATGCACGTCTTCGTGTTCGCCTGGGGTGCGATGCTCGCCGTCACGGGGCGGCAGCCGCTGTGGGCCCAGCGCATCGGCCGCGGCCTCGAATCCCGACTTCACCCGCTCGCAGGACGCACATGGCTGGGCGTGCTGGCCACCGGCATGCTGTGGGTGGCGCTGCCCTGCGGGCTGCTCTACTCAGCGCTGATGATGGCCAGCCTGGGCAATGGGCCGCTGCAAGGCGCGGGGTTGATGACGCTGTTCGCGCTCGGCAGCGGCGCCTCGCTGCTGCTCGGCCCCTGGCTCTGGCAGCGGTTTCGCTGGGCCGGCGGTGCGCGCCAGGCATGGGGAGCGCGGCTGGCCGGCGTGCTGCTGGCGGGCGTTGCGGCGCACGCGGTGTGGGCGGACCTCATCCGCCAGATCGACGCCTGGTGCCGCTGA
- a CDS encoding FixH family protein, which translates to MNAATTNEKPLDAWWRHPLLWMVIGGPAVVVVASFVTFWLAWRSPDALVSEDYYREGVEINKTLAARKLLPALTGRNHAATPTDDVPLPAPKAVP; encoded by the coding sequence ATGAATGCTGCAACGACGAACGAAAAGCCGCTGGATGCCTGGTGGCGCCATCCGCTGCTCTGGATGGTGATCGGCGGGCCCGCCGTGGTGGTGGTTGCGAGCTTCGTGACCTTCTGGCTGGCCTGGCGCAGCCCGGATGCACTGGTGTCCGAGGACTACTACCGCGAAGGCGTCGAGATCAACAAGACCTTGGCCGCCAGGAAGCTCTTGCCCGCGCTGACCGGCCGCAACCATGCGGCCACCCCCACCGACGACGTGCCGCTGCCCGCCCCAAAGGCTGTGCCGTGA
- a CDS encoding CcoQ/FixQ family Cbb3-type cytochrome c oxidase assembly chaperone: protein MIDITTLRVAATVACFVVFIGIVVWAWSRRNAEAFQEAARLPFEQD from the coding sequence ATGATCGACATCACCACCTTGCGCGTCGCGGCCACCGTCGCCTGCTTCGTCGTCTTCATCGGCATCGTCGTCTGGGCCTGGTCGCGCCGCAACGCGGAAGCTTTCCAGGAAGCGGCCCGCCTGCCGTTCGAACAGGACTGA
- a CDS encoding BON domain-containing protein: MKTDTQLRNDVQAELNWAPEVKASEVGVIAKDGVVTLTGHLASHAEKYAVERAAQRVHGVKALAVELTVKLPFDNQRTDADIGLAAERALAWNVLVPDDKVRPMIEKGWLTLDGEVEWEYQRSAAENAVRDLMGVTGVSNLVKVKPKVSPADVEKKIHEALSRQAEREANRLAITVDGSQVTLRGTVHSWTDRDAVQGAAWATPGVSVVVNDLLVDA; this comes from the coding sequence ATGAAGACCGATACCCAACTGCGCAACGATGTCCAGGCCGAACTCAACTGGGCGCCCGAGGTCAAGGCCTCCGAGGTGGGCGTGATCGCCAAGGACGGTGTGGTGACCCTCACCGGCCATCTCGCCAGCCACGCGGAGAAGTACGCCGTCGAGCGCGCCGCACAGCGCGTGCACGGCGTCAAGGCACTGGCCGTGGAGCTGACCGTCAAGCTGCCTTTCGACAACCAGCGCACCGATGCCGACATCGGGCTGGCGGCCGAGCGCGCCCTCGCGTGGAACGTGCTCGTGCCCGACGACAAGGTCCGCCCCATGATCGAAAAGGGCTGGCTCACGCTCGACGGCGAAGTCGAGTGGGAGTACCAGCGCAGCGCCGCCGAGAACGCCGTGCGCGACCTGATGGGCGTGACCGGCGTGTCGAACCTGGTGAAGGTCAAGCCGAAGGTGAGCCCCGCCGACGTCGAGAAGAAGATCCACGAAGCGCTTTCGCGCCAGGCCGAACGCGAAGCCAACCGCCTCGCCATCACGGTCGACGGCTCCCAGGTCACGCTGCGCGGCACGGTCCACTCCTGGACCGATCGCGATGCGGTGCAAGGCGCCGCATGGGCCACGCCGGGCGTCTCGGTAGTGGTGAACGACCTGCTCGTGGACGCCTGA
- a CDS encoding PAS domain S-box protein — MADPADNPPFPPDVPILGLPSGIEEGSVFRLLFIAYPDSLLLVDQSGSIMLANPSAAALLGYTVEELVGLNVDVLVPDSIRPRHASYREAYGRAPRPRPMGTQMELVAKRKDGSEVMVEIALSPLQSHGLPFVVAAIRDIGAYPRVKQALQRARYSEHLAQLGRLAVDTRDLQVVLQHVPEIITTALQVEVAVVWLLDGNRLEFKVASGVGLLAGEEIGARVANRPDTPPGFVLAQGRPVVVPDYRLEHRFDVPRAYLENGLVSALAVPLSDRGRVIGMLSVRSKESKRFGDEEVRFLESLSNLLATSLQRVQTEEALNHAQRLESVGQLTGGIAHDFNNLLTVIQGNLQVLEELPALAEDSYAQQLVSAATRATRRGAELTGKLLAFSRRQMLQPSAVDTRALLHSLADMLRRTLDQRIRIEIDTAPGCPPVMADPGQLESALLNIAINARDAMPEGGTLRFRTEVCGAVPAAMHNERSEPNDPGIDAAARFVAISIADSGTGMSDDVKERAFEPFFTTKEAGRGTGLGLSTVYGFVKQSRGAVAIESNAGQGTTVTLYLPQQEGGGLSPPAEERADETIPPGLRVMLVEDDAEVRKVVETFLVALGCEVVAVATAEQALTTLDAGVGPLDLLLSDIALGAGMRGTRLAIEVQRRFPQLAVLLMSGFSSELLDADREVPQSWELLRKPYTRSELAQAMAKVLAGRG; from the coding sequence ATGGCTGACCCTGCGGACAACCCGCCTTTCCCGCCCGACGTGCCCATCCTCGGGCTGCCGTCGGGCATCGAGGAAGGCAGCGTCTTCCGCTTGCTCTTCATCGCCTATCCGGATTCGCTGCTGCTGGTCGACCAGTCGGGCAGCATCATGTTGGCCAACCCCTCGGCGGCCGCGCTGCTGGGCTACACCGTGGAAGAACTGGTGGGCCTGAACGTCGACGTGCTGGTGCCCGACAGCATCCGCCCGCGCCATGCCTCGTACCGCGAAGCCTATGGCCGCGCGCCGCGCCCTCGCCCCATGGGTACGCAGATGGAGCTGGTGGCCAAACGCAAGGACGGCAGCGAGGTCATGGTCGAGATCGCGCTCAGTCCGCTGCAAAGCCACGGGCTGCCTTTCGTGGTGGCGGCCATCCGCGACATCGGTGCCTACCCGCGCGTCAAGCAGGCGCTGCAGCGTGCCCGCTACAGCGAACACCTGGCGCAACTAGGCCGCCTTGCGGTGGACACGCGCGACCTGCAGGTGGTGCTCCAGCACGTGCCGGAAATCATCACCACGGCCCTGCAGGTCGAGGTCGCCGTGGTGTGGCTGCTCGACGGCAACCGCCTCGAATTCAAGGTGGCCAGCGGCGTGGGCCTGCTTGCCGGCGAGGAAATCGGAGCGCGCGTTGCCAACCGGCCCGACACGCCGCCCGGCTTCGTCCTCGCCCAGGGGCGTCCGGTGGTGGTGCCGGACTACCGGCTGGAACACCGCTTCGACGTGCCCCGTGCGTATCTCGAGAACGGCCTGGTGAGCGCACTGGCCGTGCCGCTGAGCGATCGCGGGCGCGTCATCGGCATGCTGTCGGTGCGTTCCAAGGAATCCAAGCGCTTCGGCGACGAGGAAGTGCGCTTTCTCGAATCACTGTCCAACCTGCTGGCCACCAGCCTGCAGCGCGTGCAGACCGAGGAGGCGCTCAACCACGCGCAGCGCCTGGAAAGCGTCGGCCAGCTCACAGGCGGCATCGCGCACGACTTCAACAACCTGCTGACCGTCATCCAGGGCAACCTCCAGGTGCTCGAAGAGTTGCCCGCACTGGCAGAGGACAGCTATGCGCAACAGCTCGTGAGCGCGGCCACCCGTGCCACGCGGCGCGGCGCCGAACTCACCGGCAAGCTGCTGGCGTTCTCGCGGCGGCAGATGCTGCAGCCCAGCGCCGTCGACACGCGGGCGCTGCTGCATTCGCTGGCCGACATGCTGCGCCGCACGCTGGACCAGCGCATCCGCATCGAGATCGACACCGCGCCGGGCTGTCCGCCCGTGATGGCCGACCCAGGGCAACTGGAGTCGGCGCTGCTCAACATCGCGATCAATGCACGCGATGCCATGCCCGAGGGCGGCACGCTTCGCTTTCGCACCGAGGTGTGCGGTGCGGTGCCGGCCGCCATGCACAACGAGCGCAGCGAGCCCAACGACCCGGGCATCGATGCCGCTGCGCGCTTTGTCGCCATCTCCATCGCCGACAGCGGCACGGGCATGTCCGACGACGTGAAGGAACGCGCCTTCGAGCCGTTCTTCACCACCAAGGAAGCCGGCCGCGGCACCGGCCTGGGACTGAGCACGGTGTACGGATTCGTCAAGCAGTCCCGGGGGGCCGTCGCAATCGAGAGCAATGCGGGCCAGGGCACCACGGTCACGCTCTACCTGCCGCAGCAGGAAGGAGGCGGCCTGTCGCCTCCCGCGGAAGAGCGTGCCGACGAAACGATTCCGCCCGGATTGCGCGTGATGCTGGTAGAGGACGACGCGGAAGTCCGCAAGGTGGTCGAGACCTTCCTTGTCGCGCTGGGCTGCGAGGTGGTCGCGGTCGCCACAGCCGAGCAGGCATTGACGACGCTGGACGCCGGTGTCGGGCCTCTCGACCTGTTGCTGAGCGACATCGCCCTCGGTGCCGGCATGCGCGGTACGCGACTGGCCATCGAGGTTCAGCGGCGCTTTCCGCAGTTGGCGGTGCTGCTGATGTCGGGCTTCTCTTCGGAACTGCTGGATGCGGACCGGGAAGTGCCGCAGAGCTGGGAATTGCTGCGCAAGCCCTACACGCGCTCCGAACTGGCACAGGCCATGGCGAAGGTGCTGGCCGGCCGCGGCTGA
- a CDS encoding ornithine carbamoyltransferase produces the protein MPLSPKTRAPDAAAQLSPLKVASLLCHARLLQRAALAGNTPRLLSGKNLGLLCQTQPDEAQALFRSAAEELGARVAVMRSDLSLASEAQEVQNTARMLGRLYEAVECQGMPRELVERIGQHAGIPVFDGAAMKDHPADRLAELLGDRTPLADNRRFVLQALLLEAIG, from the coding sequence ATGCCTCTTTCCCCAAAGACCCGTGCTCCCGATGCCGCAGCGCAGCTCTCGCCGCTGAAGGTGGCGAGCCTGCTGTGCCACGCGCGGCTGCTCCAGCGCGCCGCACTGGCAGGGAACACGCCCAGGCTGCTGAGCGGCAAGAACCTGGGGCTGCTGTGCCAAACACAGCCCGACGAGGCGCAGGCGCTGTTCCGCAGTGCCGCCGAGGAACTGGGCGCGCGCGTGGCCGTCATGCGCTCGGACCTGTCGCTTGCCAGCGAGGCGCAGGAAGTGCAGAACACCGCACGCATGCTCGGCCGTCTCTACGAGGCCGTGGAATGCCAAGGCATGCCCCGCGAGCTCGTGGAGCGGATTGGCCAGCACGCCGGAATCCCGGTGTTCGACGGCGCCGCCATGAAAGACCATCCGGCCGATCGGCTTGCCGAACTGCTCGGCGACAGGACCCCGCTGGCCGACAACCGGCGCTTCGTGCTCCAGGCCCTGCTGCTGGAAGCCATCGGCTGA
- the ccoP gene encoding cytochrome-c oxidase, cbb3-type subunit III, protein MSDFIHHFWSNYVAILSLASILACALLLWLTARKRVASDTDNTTGHVWDEDLREANNPLPMWWVGLFVLTIVFGLGYLVVFPGLGSFKGQSDWSSKGEYEADVAKATEKLAPVYAKYAAMPVEEIARDPQAKAIGERLFMNNCSQCHGSDARGSKGFPDLTDKDWLHGGTPEKIVETITKGRVGVMPPMAAAVGTPNDVKNLANYVLSLSGEPSDSVRAGLGKSRFTVCAACHGIGGVGNQAIGAPALNDKVWLHGYGEAAIIQMINGGKHNEMPAQEGRLTEAQIRMLASYVWGFSNSSTAPAMP, encoded by the coding sequence ATGAGCGATTTCATCCACCATTTCTGGTCGAACTACGTCGCGATCCTTTCGCTGGCGAGCATCCTGGCCTGCGCGCTGCTGCTCTGGCTCACGGCGCGCAAGCGCGTGGCATCGGACACGGACAACACCACGGGCCACGTCTGGGACGAAGACCTGCGCGAGGCCAACAACCCGCTGCCGATGTGGTGGGTTGGGCTCTTCGTGCTGACCATCGTCTTCGGGCTGGGCTACCTGGTCGTGTTCCCCGGCCTGGGCAGTTTCAAGGGACAGTCCGACTGGAGTTCGAAGGGCGAGTACGAAGCCGATGTCGCCAAGGCCACCGAGAAACTCGCGCCCGTCTATGCGAAGTACGCCGCCATGCCTGTCGAGGAGATCGCAAGAGACCCCCAGGCCAAGGCGATCGGCGAGCGGCTTTTCATGAACAACTGCTCCCAGTGCCACGGTTCCGATGCGCGCGGCAGCAAGGGCTTTCCGGACCTCACCGACAAGGACTGGCTGCACGGCGGCACGCCCGAGAAGATCGTCGAGACCATCACCAAGGGGCGCGTCGGCGTGATGCCGCCCATGGCAGCGGCGGTCGGCACGCCGAACGACGTGAAGAACCTCGCCAACTATGTGCTGAGCCTGTCGGGCGAGCCGAGCGATTCGGTTCGCGCCGGACTCGGCAAGTCCAGGTTCACGGTGTGCGCGGCCTGCCATGGCATCGGCGGCGTGGGCAACCAGGCCATCGGCGCACCCGCCCTCAACGACAAGGTCTGGCTCCACGGCTACGGCGAGGCCGCGATCATCCAGATGATCAACGGGGGCAAGCACAACGAGATGCCTGCGCAGGAAGGCCGCCTGACCGAAGCGCAGATCCGGATGCTCGCGTCGTACGTCTGGGGTTTCTCCAACAGCAGCACGGCCCCGGCCATGCCCTGA
- a CDS encoding universal stress protein, with product MQTPKSILLHLDGSARTVERIKLARQLAETFDAEVTGLPCTLSALMRYPFAIEAAAEAVAIMQEIDKDARDRMHEVFAAQSANSQRLHWAEPESDGPWGFARRALYADLMVLGQRDRNDPMDGELPGDFLPSVLMESGRPALVLPYAGPVGPIGRNVLVAWKETRESARAVTAALPWLCKAARVHVVAYGEDAEASLQRLQDFLRMQGVQNITLHSGGSKEDDIGNKLLSFASDLGSDLLVMGCYGHSRAREWVMGGATLSILQWMTLPVLMSH from the coding sequence ATGCAGACCCCCAAATCCATCCTGCTTCATCTCGACGGTTCGGCCCGTACCGTGGAGCGCATCAAGCTGGCCCGCCAGCTCGCCGAGACCTTCGACGCCGAGGTGACGGGCCTGCCGTGCACCCTGTCCGCGCTCATGCGTTATCCATTCGCCATCGAGGCCGCGGCCGAGGCGGTCGCGATCATGCAGGAGATCGACAAGGACGCGAGGGACAGGATGCACGAGGTCTTCGCGGCACAAAGCGCGAACTCGCAGCGCCTGCACTGGGCGGAACCGGAGAGCGATGGCCCATGGGGATTCGCGCGGCGCGCGCTCTACGCCGACCTGATGGTCCTCGGCCAGCGCGACCGGAACGATCCGATGGACGGCGAGCTGCCCGGCGACTTCCTGCCGAGCGTGCTGATGGAGAGTGGCCGGCCAGCGCTGGTGCTGCCCTATGCGGGGCCGGTCGGCCCCATCGGCCGCAACGTGCTGGTGGCGTGGAAGGAAACGCGCGAGTCCGCGCGTGCCGTGACCGCCGCGCTGCCATGGCTGTGCAAGGCGGCCCGGGTGCACGTCGTGGCCTACGGCGAGGACGCGGAGGCATCGCTGCAGCGCCTGCAGGACTTCCTGCGGATGCAAGGCGTCCAGAACATCACGCTGCATTCCGGTGGGAGCAAGGAAGACGACATCGGCAACAAGCTGCTGTCCTTCGCCTCGGACCTCGGTTCGGACCTGCTGGTGATGGGCTGCTATGGCCACAGCCGGGCACGCGAATGGGTGATGGGTGGGGCCACGCTGTCGATCCTGCAGTGGATGACACTGCCGGTGTTGATGTCGCACTGA
- a CDS encoding Crp/Fnr family transcriptional regulator, whose translation MLNTATPSKTVPVLPPFGSECAGQQTADTLKLLCEKLRPQRRVVHTGDVIYQAGERFGNLYILNSGFFKIVNLSADGREQVVGLKFRGDWLGFDGISGSRYSCDAVAMDTGEIWVVSYEALLAACATHPTLLQVLHSAMSREISHDRDSLMSVCTLPADARVADFLRYWAESLAERGMRTDEITLRMTRAEIGNYLGMTLESVSRALSRLARDNVIGFATKGRRDVQIPDVGALSAFVQRCLAPTMTPAPAMLQ comes from the coding sequence ATGCTCAACACCGCCACCCCCTCGAAGACCGTACCGGTCCTGCCCCCCTTTGGCAGCGAGTGCGCGGGCCAGCAAACGGCCGACACGCTGAAGCTTTTATGCGAGAAGCTGAGGCCGCAGCGCCGTGTAGTGCACACGGGCGACGTGATCTACCAGGCGGGCGAGCGCTTCGGCAACCTCTACATCCTGAACTCGGGCTTCTTCAAGATCGTGAATCTCTCGGCCGACGGGCGCGAACAGGTAGTCGGTCTCAAGTTCCGCGGCGACTGGCTCGGCTTCGACGGCATCTCGGGCAGCCGCTATTCGTGCGATGCGGTGGCCATGGATACCGGCGAGATCTGGGTGGTGTCGTACGAGGCCCTGCTGGCTGCCTGCGCCACGCACCCGACCTTGCTGCAGGTGCTGCATTCCGCCATGAGCCGCGAAATCTCGCACGACCGGGACTCACTGATGTCCGTCTGCACGCTGCCCGCTGATGCGCGTGTGGCCGATTTCCTGCGCTATTGGGCCGAGTCGCTGGCCGAGCGCGGCATGCGCACCGATGAGATCACGCTGCGCATGACGCGCGCGGAGATCGGCAACTACCTGGGCATGACGCTCGAGAGCGTGAGTCGCGCGTTGTCGCGCCTGGCGCGCGACAACGTCATCGGTTTCGCGACGAAGGGGCGGCGCGACGTGCAGATTCCCGATGTGGGGGCCCTGTCGGCCTTCGTGCAGCGCTGCCTGGCGCCCACGATGACGCCCGCTCCGGCCATGCTCCAGTAG
- a CDS encoding response regulator transcription factor — protein MKPASHIAVLDDEVDITLLLANYLQSHGFRVTQVHNGRALMTLMESDPADLVLLDLGLPGEDGFSIARRMRERWRCGLVIVTGRGDAVDKVVGLEVGADDYVTKPFDLRELVARVKAVLRRLTPETSPAPVPTATATDKLRFAGWQLDTAARSLRNPQGEDVTLTGGEFDLLQAFARHPGRVLSRDFLLEQTRGREAAPFDRTIDVQVGRLRKKIEVDADDPQLIKSVRGAGYILIPPVSHG, from the coding sequence ATGAAACCTGCCTCACACATCGCGGTGCTCGACGACGAGGTTGACATCACGCTGCTGCTGGCCAACTACCTCCAGAGCCACGGCTTTCGCGTCACCCAGGTCCACAACGGCCGCGCGCTCATGACGCTGATGGAGTCCGATCCCGCAGACCTCGTGCTGCTCGATTTGGGCCTGCCCGGGGAAGACGGCTTCTCCATTGCGCGGCGCATGCGCGAGCGCTGGCGCTGCGGCCTCGTCATCGTCACCGGCCGAGGCGATGCCGTCGACAAGGTGGTGGGCCTGGAAGTCGGTGCCGACGACTACGTGACCAAACCCTTCGACCTGCGCGAGCTGGTCGCGCGCGTGAAGGCCGTGCTGCGCCGGCTGACGCCCGAGACATCCCCCGCCCCGGTGCCCACTGCGACCGCCACGGACAAACTGCGCTTTGCCGGCTGGCAGCTCGACACTGCCGCACGCAGCCTTCGGAATCCGCAAGGCGAAGACGTCACGCTGACCGGCGGCGAGTTCGACCTGCTGCAGGCCTTTGCCCGCCATCCCGGCCGCGTGCTGTCGCGCGATTTCCTGCTGGAGCAGACACGCGGACGCGAGGCCGCCCCCTTCGACCGCACGATCGACGTGCAGGTCGGGCGCCTGCGCAAGAAGATCGAGGTGGATGCCGACGACCCGCAGCTCATCAAGTCGGTGCGCGGCGCAGGCTACATCCTCATCCCGCCGGTCTCCCATGGCTGA
- the ccoG gene encoding cytochrome c oxidase accessory protein CcoG, with product MTRKIIPIAIANSGSEEVGLYETTKKIYPRTVRGMFARWRWAMVFLTQLVFYGLPWVEWGGRQMVLFDLAARRFYIFGLVLYPQDLIYLSGLLVVSALALFLFTAVAGRLWCGYACPQTVYTEIFMWVEHRIEGNRTARMRLDAEPMSLEKLVKKWFKHLVWIGIAMWTGFTFVGYFTPVRELGMAFLQTQMGSWEVFWVFFYGFATYGNAGFMREQVCKYMCPYARFQSAMFDRDTLIVTYDPQRGEPRAPRRKGPDPRTLALGDCIDCGLCVQVCPTGIDIRQGLQYECIGCGLCVDACDTVMQKMAYPPGLIRYDTQNGMEAGWSRRQLLHRVLRPRVLVYTAVLALLVTGLLTSLVVRTPFKVDVVRDRASLARIAEGGRLENVYRLQIMNATERPQRYRITAEGLDGLSVSPDESVAVDAAQSRWVAVRLQVPYGAVPAGSHTVHFAIREEGGDAQVSEKAAFLVPR from the coding sequence ATGACCCGGAAGATCATTCCCATAGCCATAGCCAATTCCGGCAGCGAGGAGGTCGGCCTCTACGAGACCACGAAGAAGATCTACCCCCGCACGGTGCGCGGCATGTTCGCGCGTTGGCGCTGGGCCATGGTCTTTCTCACCCAGCTCGTTTTCTACGGGCTGCCGTGGGTGGAGTGGGGCGGCCGGCAGATGGTGCTGTTCGACCTGGCCGCGCGCCGCTTCTACATCTTCGGCCTGGTGCTGTACCCGCAGGACCTGATCTACCTCTCGGGCCTGCTGGTGGTCAGCGCGCTGGCGCTCTTTCTCTTCACCGCGGTGGCCGGACGCCTTTGGTGCGGCTACGCCTGCCCGCAGACCGTCTACACCGAGATCTTCATGTGGGTCGAGCACCGGATCGAGGGCAACCGCACCGCGCGGATGCGCCTGGACGCCGAGCCGATGTCGCTCGAGAAGCTGGTGAAGAAGTGGTTCAAGCACCTGGTGTGGATCGGCATCGCGATGTGGACCGGCTTCACCTTCGTGGGCTACTTCACGCCCGTGCGCGAGCTGGGCATGGCCTTCCTGCAGACGCAGATGGGTTCGTGGGAAGTCTTCTGGGTGTTCTTCTACGGCTTTGCCACCTACGGCAATGCCGGCTTCATGCGCGAGCAGGTCTGCAAGTACATGTGCCCCTATGCGCGTTTCCAGAGCGCCATGTTCGACCGCGACACGCTCATCGTCACCTACGACCCGCAGCGCGGCGAGCCACGCGCGCCGCGCCGCAAGGGACCCGATCCGCGTACGCTCGCGTTGGGCGACTGCATCGATTGCGGCCTGTGCGTGCAGGTGTGCCCGACCGGCATCGACATCCGCCAGGGCCTGCAATACGAATGCATCGGCTGCGGCCTGTGCGTGGATGCCTGCGACACCGTGATGCAGAAGATGGCCTACCCGCCGGGGCTGATCCGCTACGACACGCAGAACGGCATGGAGGCCGGCTGGTCGCGCCGCCAGTTGCTGCACCGCGTGCTGCGGCCGCGCGTGCTGGTCTACACCGCCGTGCTCGCGCTGCTGGTGACGGGGCTGCTGACGAGCCTGGTCGTTCGCACGCCATTCAAGGTCGATGTGGTGCGCGACCGCGCCTCGCTGGCCCGCATCGCCGAGGGTGGGCGGCTGGAAAACGTCTACCGCCTCCAGATCATGAATGCCACCGAGCGGCCGCAGCGCTACCGCATCACCGCCGAAGGGCTCGACGGCCTGAGTGTTTCGCCGGACGAGTCCGTGGCGGTGGATGCGGCCCAGTCGCGCTGGGTCGCGGTGCGCTTGCAGGTGCCCTACGGCGCCGTGCCGGCCGGCTCGCACACGGTGCATTTCGCCATTCGCGAAGAGGGCGGCGACGCGCAGGTGTCTGAAAAAGCGGCCTTCCTGGTGCCGCGCTGA